A single genomic interval of Corvus hawaiiensis isolate bCorHaw1 chromosome 5, bCorHaw1.pri.cur, whole genome shotgun sequence harbors:
- the FGG gene encoding fibrinogen gamma chain translates to MMGLRLCSWASLGSLLSLLFSTSVAYIATRENCCILDDRFGSFCPTTCGIADFLNKYHPAVDNDLQEMERTLQRISNSSVTTEHLIQHIQGLYPSEKQTLPNSIDDFTQKSRKIIEEIMRYENTILSHETTIQQLTDTHIMNSNRITELKEKIAQLELLCQEPCKDRAEIQETTGRDCQDIANKGARKSGLYFIKPQRAKQSFLVYCEIDSYGNGWTVLQRRLDGSEDFSKNWVQYKEGFGHLSPDDTTEFWLGNEKMHLITTQSTLPYTLRIELEDWSGKKSTADYAVFRVGSEEDKYRLTYAYFIGGEAGDALDGYDFGDDKSDKSYTYHNGMRFSTHDNDNDNYEGNCAEQDGSGWWMNRCHAGHLNGKYYIGGVYTSEDAGPSGFDNGIIWATWRDRWYSMKKTAMKIIPFNRLSVDGQQHNLGNVKQVGDA, encoded by the exons ATGATGGGGCTGAGGTTGTGCAGCTGGGCTTCCCTGGggtctctcctctccctgctcttttCTACCAGTGTGGCG tATATTGCTACCAGAGAAAACTGCTGCATATTGGATGACAGATTT GGTAGCTTCTGCCCAACAACTTGTGGCATTGCAGATTTCCTTAATAAATACCATCCTGCTGTGGATAATGACCTGCAGGAAATGGAGAGAACTTTGCAGCGAATTTCTAACTCCTCAGTAACAACAGAACATCTGATTCAACACATCCAAGGCCTCTATCCTTCAGAAAAGCAGACTTTACCAA ATTCAATTGATGATTTTACTCAAAAGTCCAGGAAAATAATTGAAGAAATTATGAGATATGAAAACACTATACTGTCTCATGAAACTACTATCCA ACAGTTGACAGATACACATATAATGAACAGCAACAGGATCACAGAGCTGAAAGAGAAGATTGCCCAGCTGGAATTACTCTGTCAGGAGCCGTGCAAAGACAGGGCTGAAATTCAGGAGACAACTGGAAGAG ATTGTCAAGACATTGCAAATAAAGGTGCAAGGAAAAGTGGTCTATACTTTATCAAGCCTCAAAGAGCCAAGCAGTCATTCCTGGTCTACTGTGAGATTGACTCCTATGGCAACGGCTGGACAGTACTACAGAGG agactGGATGGGAGCGAAGACTTCAGTAAAAATTGGGTTCAGTACAAGGAAGGATTTGGACATCTGTCTCCAGATGACACCACTGAGTTCTGGCTGGGCAATGAAAAGATGCATTTAATAACTACACAGTCCACTCTGCCATACACCTTACGAATAGAGCTGGAGGACTGGAGTGGCAAAAAAAG cactgctgactACGCTGTATTCAGAGTGGGAAGTGAAGAAGACAAGTATCGACTGACTTACGCCTACTTCATCGGTGGTGAAGCCGGGGATGCCTTGGATGGATATGATTTTGGAGATGACAAAAGTGATAAATCCTACACCTACCACAATGGCATGCGGTTCAGTACCCATGATAATGACAATGATAACTATGAAGGCAACTGTGCTGAGCAAGATGGGTCTGGATGGTGGATGAATAGATGTCATGCTGGCCACCTCAATGGCAAATATTATATAG GTGGTGTGTACACATCAGAAGATGCTGGTCCATCGGGATTTGACAATGGCATTATCTGGGCAACCTGGCGTGACCGGTGGTACTCCATGAAGAAAACTGCAATGAAAATCATCCCATTCAACAGACTGTCAGTAGATGGACAGCAGCACAACTTAGGCAATGTCAAACAG gTTGGAGACGCGTAA